The stretch of DNA CACCCGATGCATGAAATCACGGATTGCGGCTGCCTGATCACGCTGATCACTCGAAGCATTTTTGCTGCGTTCGCCGATTTCGCGTAACCCGTTAACCATAAGCCGTGATTCAGGATTCTCCTTGAGCATGAAAAGAGCGGCCAACATGGATGCATCCATTTCACCCAGGCCGTCCACAATGGCTGCGTATATCTGGTACTCCTCACTGATTTCATCATTGATTACCGCCTCTACAACTTTGATCAATGCTTCATCGCTGCCCTTTTCCCCTTTACGGCTGAAAATAAGCAGCCACAGGGAACGAAGCTCAGCTTCAAAGCCGGAATCAAGAATATTTTCAGCGGACAGACTGCCTTCCATGAATCGTTTGAACAGTTCCCGGCAGGCCATGTTTATGCGCTCTTCTTCAGCCTGCACCTCGGCCCTCTCACGTAGCTCTCCATCAGCCGCCAACATTTCCGAAAGTTCACGGCGCATATCATCATCTTTCAAATCTTCCAGCTCCGCTTCAAGCTGCTCTTCGTCCATATTGCGCAATGAATAAAATTCCTGCTTCATGTGCTGATTCCGGGCCAGCGGCTCAAACATTTCGTAAAGACGTTCAAAGTGACCTTCGCCCAATTGATCCTTCCAGCTTCCACACATAATCAGCGCGGTTATAGGGTCCTTCAGGCCTATTGTTTCCAAGGCACCGGCATACATGGCCTGTTTGACCGTAATCAAACGGAGTTGCAAAAAGTCGGGATTACTTCCCCGGTAAAGCCGCAGGATTGCCCCTTCCAGCAGCCTTTCCCCATGCATGAGTGAAGCTGCGTCGGGACTAAGATTAACCGCCTTAAGCACGGAATCAATGGTCTCGGCGGCTGTGCGCTCTTTCCAGTTCTGGTATTCCTGACTCTGGTGACGAGCCACTGCATCCACTGCAGTCTTGCGCCGGGATTCCAGAATATCCATAAAGCGGGTCCGGCATTCTTCATCGGGCAGCGCATCACGCAACCTGCCGCCCTCTTCGGCAAAATAATCATTAACTTCAAACACTGCGGACTGGGCATCCCCTGCACGCAGCTCCATCAGCCCGGAATCAGGGTCGGCAAGTATCTCCTGCAACCCGGATTCAAAACGGTTGTAAGCATCCAACACCCGTAAATCGCGCTCCTCTTCTTCCCGGTCACGGGCACGCTGGAGCAATGCTGGATCAATATTCTCCCGTAAACTTAACATTTCCAGCTCCGGGCTGACCCCTCGCTCTTTTTCAGTCCCGAACAAACCGTCTGCGGACTGACCCTTTAAAAAATTTCCACCTTTTTCACTTGCTACTTTCATTGTTACTTTCTCCTATTATTGATTAATTTAATTGATAAAAAACCATTTACAAGAATTGAAAATAACAACAGGGGCGGACCTGAGTCAGTTGACTCAGGTCCGCCCCTGTAAAAAATACAAGACGGACGACCTGTAAAATACAGGCCGCCCGTCTTGGCAATCTTAAGAATCTCAATATTCTATCCGGGTACATCCACTACCCGGACGAACTTTGGGAGGTTTTAAACCCTTTCAGGAAAAGGGTCAAAATCGGCAGCGGTAAACATCCCGAACCGCTGCCGATCTTTAGTAATTTATTAGGATAACGCCCTTAAAATAAATTCATATTTATTTTAAGAAAAAATCAAATTTATAAATTTGATGGACGCTACAGTTAGATACCGCACTTAGCCATGTAGTCGATCAGGTCGGCCAGACGGCAGGAGTAACCCCATTCGTTATCATACCATGCGTAAACCTTGGCAAGGTTGCCGCCCTGTACAACTGTGAAGTCTGCTTCGACGATACCGGAACGGGGATCGGCGAGGAAGTCGGAAGAAACAAGAGGCTCTTCAGAGTAACCCATGATTCCGTTGAGTTCGCCTTCAGCAGCGGCTTTCAGAGTAGCCTTGAGTTCTTCGGTTGTGGTGTCCTTCTTGAGCACTGCAACGAAGTCAACAAGGGATACGGTAGGTGTTGGTACACGCACGGAGTAACCTTCGAAACGGCCGGCCATTTCGGGGATTACCAGAGCAACAGCTTTAGCCGCACCGGTGGAGGTGGGGATCATGTTGCAAGCGGCAGCGCGAGCACGACGCAGATCCTTATGGGGCTGGTCGAGAATACGCTGGTCGTTGGTGTATGCGTGAACAGTGGTCATCACACCTTTATCAATACCGAACTTCTCGTGCATGGTCTTAACGATAGGCGCGAGGCAGTTGGTGGTGCAGGAAGCATTGGAGATAATGTGGTGTTTCGCGGGATCGTAATCCTTGTGGTTAACACCCATAACAACGGTGATATCTTCTTCCTTTGCAGGAGCGGAGATAACAACCTTCTTTGCGCCGCCTTCAAGATGCTGCGCAGCGGTAGGTCCGGTTCTGAAAATACCAGTACACTCGATAACGACATCAACACCGCACTCACCCCAGGGGATGCGGCGAGGATCACGTTCCGCGAAGTTTTTGATGGTGTAGTCAGAACCGATGTACATGGTGGTTCCTTCTACTTTTACTTCTGCGGGAAATTTACCGTAGTTGGTGTCACGTGCGAAAAGAGCGGAGTTTGTTTCAATATCGAAAAGGTCGTTGATAGCAACAACTTCAACAGTGTCGCGATGTCTTTCCCAGATGGTCTTAAGAACCTGACGGCCGATACGGCCGAAACCGTTAATACCTACTTTTACTTTACTCATTATAAATTCCTTATATTCAAACGTCTTATAAATCGTCGACGCGGTAGATGTAATCGTTTGCCAGTTCGCTTGCACGCTTCAGTGCGCTATACATGCGGGCATTTTCAAGAGCGAGACCGGAGAGGTCTGCAACGCACTTGAGGAAATCCAGTTCCTCTTCAGAAAATTCGCGAAGCTCAGCGGAGTATACGCGCAGAACACCGATAACTTTTTCACCACGTGCGGTAAGGGGAAGAACGACCAGAGAGCAAAGACCTTCCTTGACTGCTTCTTCAGGATACTGAAAGCGGTCATCCTTTCTTACATCGGGAATGGATACGATCTTGCCTTCAAGAACTTCCTGGTCCAGACGGCTTTTGGAAACCTCAACAGGACCTTTCTTTTCGTACCGTTCGCTCAATCCGTAGGATGCATCTGCTTTCAGAGTTTCACCCTTGCGATCGAGAAGTCTGATAAAACAACCTTTCAGTTCCATTTCAGTTGCCACTTTTTCGGCAATACTGTGCAGAACATTTTCCGGTTCCAGACTGGAGTTAACAGCTCTGGTGATTTCAAAAATTGCTTTGTAGAGTCTGGTTACACCCATTTCTCTTACCTGCCTTGTTTATGTTTAACCGAAAGGGCCGCAAATTAAAGCGGACCTGCGTATCAAGTTCTGGGTTAAATTCTTTCTAACAGATTTGAAAACCTTTTGCATGCAAAAAATGACCACTTTCTAACATTTCTATGTTTTTTATTCCTAAATGTTTTTCGTTTATGAAAATTTTATTCACTTTTGCTATGCATAACTATACACCAATTATTTATAAACTAAATAAAATTAAACACCCTGAAAGCATTGCAGATTAGCAATTTCTCATCAAGTACGATTAGAAAATTTATTCAATAAAAAAACTGATCCGGGATTACGAGGAACTGGATTGAGAAGGGTTCGGTTTAGAAATATCAACAACCACCCGGAGAAGAGACAGGTTCAATAATAGCAGAATCCGCCCTGACAGCAACCACTAAAGTCACAAACAAGGCACAGCAAAGAGAAGAACTGACAATGACTCAGAATTATGAGGTTGCCTTACGCAAGGCACTGAGAAAACGGGAACGCAGAGCATCGCTCATCAACCCTTTTTTCACCGGAGAAAGCTTAAGGAATCCGCCCAGCAAGGAACGCATGAAGTCCTCGCTGCGGCTGTTTGGGTTATCAAAGATAAGATTTTGTAATGTTCCACGCTCAAGAGTTTGCAGGATAACCCGCTCAAAGCTGTCTTCAGGGTGGATAACCCGCTGTTCGCGTTTATCCATCTGCAAAGCCCCTGTGGGACATTTGAGGGCACAAACTCCGCAGCCAAGACAAATTTCCTTGTTGATCTGCGCATATCGACGTGACTTATCTGATCCGGGAACAGCTTCTTTATAAATAGTAATGGCGTCGACAGGACAAGCCCGGGCACACTTGCTACAACCGTTGCAGTCGGCAAGCTCAATCTCGGCAATGAAGGTAGAAGAAACCACAATGCCCGGATAGCCGGAAGACTTAAT from Marinifilum sp. JC120 encodes:
- the gap gene encoding type I glyceraldehyde-3-phosphate dehydrogenase, which encodes MSKVKVGINGFGRIGRQVLKTIWERHRDTVEVVAINDLFDIETNSALFARDTNYGKFPAEVKVEGTTMYIGSDYTIKNFAERDPRRIPWGECGVDVVIECTGIFRTGPTAAQHLEGGAKKVVISAPAKEEDITVVMGVNHKDYDPAKHHIISNASCTTNCLAPIVKTMHEKFGIDKGVMTTVHAYTNDQRILDQPHKDLRRARAAACNMIPTSTGAAKAVALVIPEMAGRFEGYSVRVPTPTVSLVDFVAVLKKDTTTEELKATLKAAAEGELNGIMGYSEEPLVSSDFLADPRSGIVEADFTVVQGGNLAKVYAWYDNEWGYSCRLADLIDYMAKCGI
- a CDS encoding GAF domain-containing protein → MGVTRLYKAIFEITRAVNSSLEPENVLHSIAEKVATEMELKGCFIRLLDRKGETLKADASYGLSERYEKKGPVEVSKSRLDQEVLEGKIVSIPDVRKDDRFQYPEEAVKEGLCSLVVLPLTARGEKVIGVLRVYSAELREFSEEELDFLKCVADLSGLALENARMYSALKRASELANDYIYRVDDL